In Pleurocapsa sp. PCC 7319, the following are encoded in one genomic region:
- a CDS encoding HAD-IA family hydrolase, translating to MIKCIIFDCDGTLVDSEVLCNLGLEMKLKEFGIQANLQSMVNRFRGWKLANIVDVLAQEYNLELDETFITSYRELVGDLFNSQLKPISNVAIALEKIPQPKCVASNAPLEKIKQAVQVTNLEHFFDNNLFSSYVVQAWKPEPDLFLYAAKKMGVHPKNCVVVEDSIVGIEAAQRAGMKSFFYQPNKFALSQVDNIISFQDMLELPGLIVDSSNEVTV from the coding sequence ATGATTAAATGTATAATTTTTGACTGTGATGGTACGCTAGTTGATAGTGAAGTGCTTTGCAACTTAGGTTTAGAAATGAAGCTCAAAGAGTTTGGTATTCAAGCAAATCTTCAATCAATGGTTAATCGTTTTCGCGGTTGGAAACTGGCAAATATTGTTGATGTTTTAGCGCAAGAATATAATCTGGAATTAGATGAGACTTTCATTACCTCATATCGCGAACTTGTAGGAGATTTATTTAATTCTCAATTAAAGCCAATTTCTAATGTTGCAATCGCCTTAGAAAAAATCCCTCAGCCTAAGTGTGTGGCTTCTAATGCACCTTTAGAGAAGATTAAACAAGCAGTTCAAGTAACTAATTTAGAACATTTTTTCGATAACAATCTTTTTAGTTCTTATGTTGTTCAAGCTTGGAAACCAGAACCAGATTTATTTTTATATGCAGCTAAAAAGATGGGAGTACATCCAAAAAATTGTGTTGTTGTGGAAGATAGCATTGTAGGGATAGAAGCTGCTCAACGTGCTGGAATGAAGTCTTTTTTTTATCAGCCTAATAAGTTTGCTTTATCACAGGTGGATAACATAATATCTTTTCAAGATATGTTAGAACTTCCTGGTTTGATTGTAGATAGTTCAAACGAAGTAACTGTGTAA
- a CDS encoding Uma2 family endonuclease, with product MTLTTYKWSVEEWHELVNSGLLEGKPVELLEGEIVEMSPESIEHSYTKDSVVKYLRILLAGLADVRESHPITLDNSEPEPDIAIVRLPESIYRNHHPYPQDIYWLVEISNKTLKKDIEQKIITYARNGIAEYWVIDLVNKKLITHTQIQNNSYSKVAEYQTGTVSPLTFPNIKIAINKLLLF from the coding sequence ATGACTTTAACTACTTATAAATGGTCTGTTGAGGAATGGCATGAATTGGTTAACTCTGGATTATTAGAGGGAAAACCAGTGGAATTGCTGGAAGGAGAGATTGTCGAAATGAGTCCAGAGAGTATAGAACATAGTTATACAAAAGATAGCGTAGTCAAGTATTTGAGGATTCTTTTGGCAGGTTTGGCTGATGTTAGAGAGTCTCACCCTATTACTCTAGATAACAGTGAGCCTGAACCAGATATAGCCATTGTTAGGCTGCCAGAAAGTATATATCGTAATCATCACCCTTATCCACAAGATATTTATTGGTTAGTAGAAATCTCGAATAAGACATTAAAAAAAGATATTGAGCAAAAAATTATTACCTATGCTCGCAATGGTATAGCTGAATATTGGGTAATCGATCTAGTTAACAAAAAACTTATAACTCATACTCAAATACAAAATAATAGCTATAGTAAAGTTGCTGAGTATCAAACAGGTACAGTTTCACCTTTAACTTTTCCAAATATAAAAATAGCTATTAATAAATTATTGCTATTTTAA
- a CDS encoding glutathione S-transferase family protein → MLEFYYHPLSPLSRRVWIALLEKKIPFKSILVNIQDGEQFKPDFLALNPFHHVPVIVDDGLRVIESLAILDYLESKYRDRPLLPQDASQLAKVRMAQMVSNNELSSLVIPLMSETEDSPLLGKAKRKINRILHFFAELLADNAYFGGENLSLGDIVAGNAVVLISKLDFNISQFEKIEQWCDLLMEREVWQTTQPNDEQIAIFKQTVQKLVKLKGQNQIIDKVKQS, encoded by the coding sequence ATGCTGGAATTTTACTATCATCCTCTATCTCCATTATCTCGTCGTGTTTGGATTGCTTTATTAGAGAAAAAGATCCCTTTCAAATCAATACTCGTAAATATTCAAGATGGAGAGCAATTTAAACCAGATTTTCTGGCACTTAATCCTTTTCATCATGTACCAGTAATTGTTGATGATGGCTTGCGAGTTATAGAATCTCTAGCAATTTTAGATTATTTAGAAAGCAAGTATCGCGATCGCCCTTTACTGCCACAAGATGCTTCACAGTTAGCTAAAGTACGCATGGCACAGATGGTAAGCAATAATGAATTATCTTCTTTAGTTATTCCCTTGATGAGCGAAACAGAAGATTCCCCACTGCTAGGAAAAGCTAAACGCAAAATCAACAGAATTTTACACTTTTTTGCCGAATTATTAGCAGATAATGCCTATTTTGGCGGAGAAAACCTTTCTTTAGGCGATATTGTGGCGGGTAATGCTGTAGTTTTGATCTCAAAATTAGACTTTAATATCAGTCAGTTTGAGAAAATTGAGCAGTGGTGCGATCTCTTGATGGAAAGAGAAGTCTGGCAAACAACACAACCTAATGATGAACAAATAGCTATATTCAAACAAACTGTTCAAAAGTTGGTTAAATTGAAAGGTCAGAATCAGATTATTGATAAGGTAAAGCAATCATAG
- a CDS encoding glutathione S-transferase family protein, with protein MNTVNQEKPLLIAIAVSHYCEKVRWALDYLNVDYVEENHAPPFHRQYTSRYGGTTVPVLIIDNKALVDSHDILHYLNRVSTDKQLYPQNIELRDRVEIIEKLCDDQLGGATRCWGYYYAMQTPKLVERAWSKGTSATEKKQNASVFHKTLELFKQNYNISTEGKQIALQTIRKTFSALNQKLSLGQKYLVGDRLSAADITFAALAAPVIRPEHHPVYDSQLSKMPTEMVEVIQELRNTPAGKLVARMYCEHRHEQDR; from the coding sequence ATGAACACAGTAAATCAAGAAAAACCTTTATTAATTGCGATCGCCGTTAGTCATTACTGTGAGAAAGTTCGTTGGGCGTTGGATTACCTGAATGTTGATTATGTAGAAGAAAACCATGCACCACCATTTCATAGACAATATACATCTCGCTATGGAGGAACGACTGTCCCCGTATTGATCATAGATAATAAAGCCTTAGTTGATTCTCATGACATACTACATTACTTGAATCGTGTTTCCACAGACAAGCAACTTTATCCCCAAAATATAGAGTTACGAGATCGAGTAGAAATAATCGAAAAACTATGTGATGACCAATTGGGAGGAGCAACGCGCTGCTGGGGCTACTATTATGCTATGCAAACACCCAAGCTAGTAGAAAGAGCTTGGAGTAAAGGCACAAGTGCTACTGAGAAAAAACAAAATGCGTCCGTTTTTCATAAGACATTAGAGTTATTCAAACAAAACTACAACATTAGCACAGAGGGTAAACAAATTGCTTTACAAACAATTAGAAAGACTTTTTCTGCTCTAAATCAAAAATTATCGCTAGGTCAAAAATATTTAGTCGGCGACCGCCTATCCGCAGCAGATATCACCTTTGCTGCGCTAGCTGCTCCTGTAATACGTCCCGAACATCATCCTGTTTATGACTCTCAATTATCAAAAATGCCAACAGAAATGGTTGAAGTAATTCAAGAGTTGAGAAACACACCGGCAGGCAAATTAGTTGCGCGTATGTATTGCGAACATAGACACGAGCAAGATCGATAA